Below is a window of Anaerobacillus alkaliphilus DNA.
TTCTAAAAAGCTAGGCCGCTGTTTTACTTCTTGTTTTTTCCCTCTCTTATATATTTTATTTTTGTATAGTTGAATAAACATTCTTACTTTACTCTTCACCTAGATCCCCACTTTGTATGAAATTTTATTTATCTAAGAAATTATGCCAAATAAATTTTAAGCCAGTGTAAATTTCATGTAAATTTACATCAATATCTGTAAGAAAATGTAGAAAAACACCAAAACGATTGTTTTGGTGTTTTGTTCAAGTTACCAGCTTATAAGACGAATTCTAAACCTTTCTTAGCTAAAATAGTATCACCTTTATATAGTGATTTAGCTTCCTTTACTAACTGCTCAGGATCCCCAAAGTGAGGCAAATGAGTTAGTACAAGTTTTTGAACTCTGGCATCATTTGCAATGGTGGCTGCTTCAATACTGTTCATATGTCCGTAAGGTTTCCCATCTTGATGGGCGTAAAAACTGGTCTCACAAATAAATAAGTCAGCCTCATTTGCAAATTCATTAAACGTTTCCATATAGCTACTATCTGCAGTATAGACAATCGATTTTCCATTAAGTTCAATACGCATCGCAAAGCATTTGGCTTTATGTTGTGTTTCTAAGTACCTAATAGTAAATGGACCTATCTTAGATTCATGCTCTTCGTTATATATGTAAGATAAAACATGAGGAGGATACGCTAGTTTTTGAAATTCTTCTTGATCGTATGGATGCCCATAAACCATCAGTGGTTTCGCCGTTTTATCAATATCACGATCAATTAACCGACTATATTGCAATGGTCCAATATCGGCAATATGGTCATGGTGATAGTGAGAAATAATGAGAGCATCGATCTCATGTAATGAACAAAAGTTTTGCAATTGAGATAGCGCTCCACTGCCGCAATCAATTAACAACTTAAAGTTATCATGCTCCAATAAATAACAAGATGTTGCGTCACCTGCCTCAGGGTAGGCGCCCCAGTGGCCAATTACTGTTAGTTTCATATGACTCTCCTCCAAGAAAAATTCTAATTTCAATTTGGTTTCATTCTACACTAATTTAACACGGCAAAAAAGCTCTAACCATTTGGCTAGAGCTTCATTTAAGCTATTAAGCTTCTTGACTTACTGGGTATACACTTACTTGCTTTCTGTCGCGACCTAGACGTTCGAACTTAACAACGCCGTCAACTTTAGCGAATAATGTATCGTCTCCACCTTTACCTACGTTTACACCTGGGTAAATACGTGTACCGCGTTGACGAACTAAGATAGATCCGCCAGTAACAGTTTGACCGTCAGCACGCTTTGTACCAAGACGTTTCGAGATTGAGTCACGACCGTTCTTTGTACTACCTACCCCTTTTTTCGATGCGAAAAATTGAAGGTTCATTTTTAACATGAGAATTCACCTCCTAGGTTTCCCTAATTGTAATATATTTGCCGTATCCTTCAGCAATAGAATTGAGCGATACAACCATGGCTTCTAAGATAAGCTGTACTTTCTCATATCTTTGCCTATCCAAACCGGTTGGAACAGTGCAGCGGAGAAAGCCACCATCGGCATTCTGCTCAACTTCTAGCTGAACGTTACATAATGTATCGATTGCATTGACAGTTCCAATTGAAACGGCTGATGCTCCAGCACAGACAATATCTTGTCCGTATGGTCCAGCTTCTGCGTGACCACTCATTTCAAAAGATCTGATCGTGTTGTCGATGTTTCGAACAACTTTAACCTTGATCATAAGTATACCTTACGCGTTGATCTTTTCGATAACAACTTTAGTGTAAGGTTGACGATGACCTTGCTTACGACGGTAGTTTTTCTTAGCTTTGTACTTATAAACTAAGATTTTCTTCGCGCGACCTACTTTTTCAACTTTAGCTGTAACAGTTGCTCCTTCTACGAATGGAGCTCCTACTTTAACAGCGTCTCCACCAACTAATAATACGTTGTCGAAGCTTACTGTTTCACCAACTTCAGCGTCTAATTTCTCGATGTAGATCACTTGACCTTCTTCAACTTTAACTTGCTTACCACCAGTTTCAATAATTGCGTACATTTACGTGCACCTCCTTAATATACTCAGACTCGCCACTGAGGGTGTTTTGCTAAAGCAAACACTTAAAAACCCTTTAATGAGCGGTTATAGCTCTTTGGAGGTTATCCAAATAACTAACAAGAAATATAATACCATTTATAGTGGGTATAGTCAATGATGAATCAATTGTGAATTAGGAATTTTGAATTGTTTTTTAGCTGAACCTCGAAGCAGTAGTCACTAGGAATTCATAATTCATAATTCATAATTCATAATTCATAATTCATAATTCATAATTCATAATTCTACATTCTAAGTTCTGCTTCCTCCACGGTTCCTATAAAGCGAACCGCAAAATCATTTGGTGCTACCCAAGGATTTGGTTTAAGGAAAATTCTATAATTTAATACCTCTTCTAATTGAGTAAGGTGCTTCTCTTGTTCTCCCTTAATGATTGATACTACACTAGGTGGTACTTCTACAAGAAGAGCTTCACTATCCATCCCTTTGTACTCCCAAAGGGCTCGTTCAACCTTATAGGCGACAGCTTCATCTGACAACACTTTTCCTTTCCCAAGGCAAGTTGGGCATGTCGTCGAGACACTATCCTGAAGATTTTGACGTACTTTCTTCCGTGTCATTTCTAATAAACCAAGCCCAGTAAATCCTAAGATATTCGTCTTTGTACGATCATTTCTTAGTACATCTTTAAAGGCAGTCATTATGGTTTCTCTATCTTTATCATGCTTCATATCAATAAAATCAATAATAATAATACCACCAATATCGCGGAGGCGTAATTGCCTCGCAATTTCTTTTGCAGCTTCTAGATTTGTTTTCACTATCGTATCTTGTAAATCTAACTTTCCAGTAAATTTTCCTGTATTTACATCAAATACGGTTAGAGCTTCTGTCTGATCAATAACCAAATACGCGCCGTTCTTTAACCATACCTGTCTCCGCATCGCCTTTTCTAGTTCAGACTCAATTTGATAATGAGCGAAGATGCTTTCTTTTTGTTGATAAAAATGTAATTTTTCCAATAATTCTGGGTATGGAGAAAACATATCTTTTAATAATAAATAATCTTTCATAGTATCGATAATGATTTGATCTACTTCGTCAAAATTAATATCTCTGACAACTTTCTCTATGATTGAATTATCTTCATGGATAAGCGCAGGTGGTTTTAAGTTTTTCCCTTCTCTCCAAACTTCTTCCCAAAGCTTTCGTAGGAAGAATAGGTCTTGTGCGACTTGTTCCTTTGTTAGCTCTTCGGTAGCTGTTCGGATAATCATGCCTTCGTCATCTTTGCAGAGATCAGCACCAATTTTCCGCCATTCTTCCCGAGTTTCTTCATTTTTCATTCGTTTTGAAACCCCAATATATCCAGCATTTGGCATATACACAATGTACTTACCAGGAAATGAAACAACTTCACTTAGTCTAGGACCTTTCTTCCCAAAGCCTTCTTTCGTAACTTGAACGAGAATTTCTTGGCCAACAGTTATGTATTGCGAAATTGAGCGGTGCTTTTTAACTTCTTCATCCTCACTTGACTGTTGAAAGCTAACGAGCTCATCGCGATATAAAAAACCGTTTTTATCAAGGCCGATATCTACAAAAGCAGCTTGCATTCCAGGTAAAACATTTACGACTTTTCCTTTATAGACATTTCCGATAATTTTATTAATTTCAGGTCTTTCTATTAACAATTCAACTACTTTTTTATTCTCTAAAATAGCAAGACGGCGTTCATTGGTGAGCATATTAAAAATAAATGTCTTCATCTATACCCCTTCTTTTCACTAATTCCGAAAAAACCAGCCACTTTACTAGGGCTGGTTTATCATTACGTTATTTAATTATAACATTATCCTTATTATTTCCAAAGTTTTATGGTGGATTGAGAAGTCCAATTGGTCTGCTTGCTTGTTTTTTTTCAAAAAAAGCAGTTAAAATGACTTTTTCATAAATGGTTACTTTGGGCGCGACAGAAAAGTCCTTTATAACTACTTTGTGTTTCACACCTCGTCTAAACTGTTTTAACACATCTTGAACGGATAATTGTGCTGGAACAATAATCGGGACAGTGGTAACAAATGGTTCTTCAGGTTTGTAATACCTTTCCATCAGAAATCGCATATATGCATAGCTTTTTTGCTTCCATTCAAAATAATGGGAGAATAAAAGGAAAACTAAAACTATCCACAAATTTAAATGGAATGGAAAGAGATATAGAGTAATACCAGCAAAAATAAACAATAATACTAGTGAACATCTTAAGGTAGTATCTAAACTTTTTTGGAAAGATAACTTTGTAGAGAACAATAAGTACATAAGTTTCCCACCATCTAATGGCCAGATTGGTACTAGATTAAACAATAATATCATGATGTTATGTGTAAGAAACATATGATGGTCATGTACCGTCCAAAATTCAAAAGGTAATAAGATATATGATAAACCGATTAACCAAATGTGTTGAAGTGGTCCAGCTATAATCACCCAAAATTCCTGTTTTAAGGGGCGGTTCCCATACTCTTCAACCTCAGCTACGCCACCAAAGGGTAATAACTCTATTTTACGAATTCTCCATTTAAAAAAATGGGCCACGACACTATGACCCATTTCGTGAATAAATACAATCGTAAAAACCATAATTACTTCTTTAAAATACCCAGTTATGATACCGATTCCAATTACAAACCAGAATAGCGGATTAATTTTTATTTTCTTTAATAAAGAAAACATATTAGTCAAAAGACATCACATCAAGTGGATTAATAAACGTTTCCCCTTCTTTTAAAGCAAAGTAATAGAAACCTTTATTATTTTGTAACGAAACAGTCCCAATTTTATCTCCAGCATCAATGTGGTCATAAAGTTTTACCTCAACATGGTCAAGCATGGCATACCATGACTCTCCACCATCATAATGAGCGATGATCACCGTTTTCCCTAGGTTTTCTTCTTCTGCCACAAAACGTACCATACCGCTTCTTGCAGCTTCAACATTTGAGTTTGAAACTGTTTCTACGATCACACCTTTCCCATCCTGGTCAAAACTTTTGGTTACTCGACCAGTCGCAGGTACTGCATATGCCATCTGAATTGGTTCAGACTCATAATTTTCTAAGGCGACATCTCTTGTCGTAGGTAATAGAGCTAGTGGCTTACCAAATTGATCTTCGTACCAATTAGCAACCGCAGCAAATTGAAATTCTTCTTCAAATGAATTTATTACAAACTGTCTTGCACCCTCTAACTGAGGGATTTGAGTTTTAAACATTATACCAATGACTAAGAACAAACAAACAGAAGCCAACACTTGTAGCATTAAGATATCTTTTCTAAAAAATTTATCTTCTTGCTGTCCTTGTCCTTTTTGATCGCTTGGAAAATAAAAATCTGGCTCATCTCGAAACTCAGTGTGACTAGGATAATATTGTGGTTGTGAACGTTCTTTTCTACCAATATCACTAGCTATCTTTCTTCTCCTTGCTTGAATTTTACGACGAATTTCATCGACCCGGTCAGCCATCTATTAGTCATCCCCTTTTCTGAATGTAGAATGTTGAATGTAAAATGTAGAATTGGTGTAAGAAAAGCGTCGAAGCTTTCCTTGCAAATATTCTATATTTAATAGATATGACTTGTCCGGGTTGGTTATGCTATCAATTTTCGTTTATTCGAAGAGGCTAAATTTAAAATGTAGAATGTAGAATGCTTTAGTTAAGCTTCGAAGCTTTGCAACGAAATTTATAATTCATAATTCATAATTCTCAATTGTTAATTTTCATTCTACATTAAAAAAGAGACCAACCATCAAATGTTTAATCTCTCAATCTTATTTCTATTAAACAATTCTTTTACGGATGTATGCACTTAAGTAGTCGATAACTGTTACAACAACAATGATGATAATTAACATCATCCCCACTTGTTCCCAAGCACGTTGATTTGAGGCTAGGATGATTGGCGCACCAATACCACCAGCTCCAACCATTCCTAGGATTGTTGAGGCACGTACGTCAATTTCAAATCGATAAATAGCATACGAAGAGAACTCTGGGATAACCTGTGGAATTACACCGTACCACATTGCCTGCAGACGATTTGCACCACTTGCTTTTAGTGCTTCCACGACACTCATATCAATTGACTCAATGACCTCTGAATAGAGTTTACCTAACATCCCGATAGAGTTAATTCCAATTGCTAAAACCCCAGCATATGGTCCCATCCCTACAGACGCTACGAAAATAATTGCAAATAAGATTTCTGGAAAAGCACGGATTGCGTTTAAGATCCCTTTACCAATACTTGAAAGATGACCACTCATATTTTTTGCAGCTAAAAATCCAACTGGAATTGCTAAGATTGCTCCAATTAATGTCCCAGCAAAGGCAATTGCTAGTGTTTCAAACATAAAGCCAATGTACATTGGAATTCTCGCTTGAACCGTAGCATCAAAGAATGTATCAAAGAATAAACGCTTGAATAAATCAAAAGCAGATAGTCTTGAGCCTTTATAACTTAAATTTGTTGTAGAAATGGCAATAAAATATAACGCTGCCATTATTAATGTTATTAGACCAAATTTTATCCAATATTTCGTTCGGTCAGGTCTTTGGATGTTAAATTGTTTATCTAAATTCATTACACTAATCTCTCCCTTATACGGGTACTAATAACATCAATGACCGTTACAGCGATAAAAGTCATAATGATGATGGTAGATACGTTGGCATAATTAAACAAATTTAACTGCTGTTTTAAGATTTGACCAACACCACCAGCACCTACGAAACCTAATACAATCGATGCACGAACGTTAATTTCAAGTACATATAAAGAATAAGAAGTAAAGTGTGGTAAGATCTGTGGCATTGCTCCATATCTAATTACTTGAAAAACGTTTCCACCAGTTGCACGGATCGCTTCTAAAGGTCCTTTATCAATTGATTCAATTGATTCACTAAGAAGCTTTGCTAAAATCCCTAGGGAGAATAACGCTAATGCCCCTACCCCCGATAGTGGTCCTAAGCCAACAACCGCTACTAAAATTACTGCTAAAAGTAATTCTGGAATTGTTCTAAGAACATTCATCCCAAAACGAATAGCACTATAAAGATATTTGTTCGTGTTAATATTTGACGCCATTAAAAATGCAAACGGCAAACAAAAAAGTGTTGCTATTGTCGTACTTAATAGAGCAATATTCCAAGTTTCTAATAATCTAGTAGACACCGTTTTATAATAGCTCCAGTTTGGAGGATATAAATCATCTTTCACAAAATCAATAGCATGTGGAAGACCTGTAATAATTTTATTCGGATACGCTTCAGTCACATATGCTGATAAACCATATAAAAACGCAACGACAAGTAAAATTAATGTCATTTTTGTTTTTGTTTTTGTTGGAATGATAGGAATGCGACCTGGACTTGTTTTGACTGGATTTGGAACTGGTTGCATTACTCCTCATCTCCTCCAAGAACATCATCTTCTCTAATTTTACGTCCGTAAATTTCTTCAAACGTTTGTTCAGTTACAGAACTCGCAGGGCCATCAAAAACTACTTCCCCAGCTCTCATTCCGATAATTCGGTCTGCATATTCCATAGCCATATCAATGAAGTGAAGGTTTACGATTGTTGTAATGTTATCTTCACGATTAATTTTCTTTAAGTCTTTCATTACAATATGTGAAGTTGGCGGATCAAGACTTGCTACTGGCTCGTCAGCCAAAATGATTTTCGGTTTTTGTGTTAATGCTCTAGCAATACTTACACGTTGTTGCTGTCCACCACTTAGTTGATCGGCACGAACATACGCTTTTTCCACAATTCCAACACGGTCTAAACTTTCTAGCGCTAGACGAACATCATTCTGAGGGAATAAACCTAATAAACTACGAAAAGTACCAGTATGACCTAATCTTCCTGATAATACGTTTTTTAATACAGATGTTCTTTTTACTAGATTGTAGTTTTGGAAAATCATACCAATTCTAGTTCTGAGTTTACGTAATTGTCTTTCCTTATAAGCTAAAGTGTTTTCACCATCGATAATTAGTTCACCCTCAGTAGGCTTTACTAACTGATTGATACTACGAATAAGAGTTGATTTTCCTGCACCTGATAGACCAACGACAACGATAAACTCACCATCGTTTAATTTTAAGTTTACGTTTTTTAACCCTTGATGCCCGTTTGGGTAGGTTAAGGATACATTTTTAAATTCAATCATGAAATAAACCCCTCATCTTTATAAGATACTTTTAACTAACAAACCCTTAATTAAAAACCAATATTTAACAAACAAATTCAGACATCAGACTTCTTAAATTATTAGAAAAACTTAGCTTATCTTACTCAAGAGCGCTGAGCTTTTCTGATACTTTAATGCTATAAGTAAAACTCTTAAAATGCAACAAATTTTGACAAAATTCCCTTAAAAAAGGGAGAAGCTTTATGCATCTCCCTCATAATTAAAATATTATTGAGATAATTGATCTTTAAAGATGTTAAATACATCACGAACAACATCATAGTCTGCAGAAGCAGCTGGAGCAATTCCACTCCAAGTATAAACTTCGTTCATTACTTGCATCATATCTTCATCTTCGTTGAATGCTAAGAAAGCAGTACGGATAGCTTCTTTTAACTCAACTGGTAAACCAGCACGAACTGAGATTGTATCGTTTGGAATTGGGTTAGTATACCCAATGATACGGATGTCTTCCATGATAGTTGGGTATTCAGCTTCTAAACGAGTACGAGCATCGTCAAATGTAGATGCGAAGTCAGCAGTACCATCTAATACAGCTAAGATAGCATTGTCATGTCCACCAACAACGATTTGCGTGAAGTGATCGTCTAAGTTTTCTACTCCTAAGCTCATGATGTGAGCAGCTGGGAATAAGAAACCAGATGTTGATAAAGTATCAGCATAAGCCCAAACTAATCCGTGAGCTTCTACTAAATCTTCGATAGAATGAATATCAGAGTCAGCAGCAACTGCATATTGAGCTTGGTAAGAGTCAGAACCATTACGGATAGACTTTAAGATAACTTCTACCCCTGCACGTTCTTCAGCTTGTACAAATCCAAATGGATTTAAGAAACCGATATCGATTTGGCCAGTTCTCATACCCTCAACTAGACCTACGAAGTCAACCATTACTTGAGCTTCAACTGGAATTCCAAGGATTTCACTTAATTTTTCTTCAAGTGGCTTAACTGTATCAGCAATTTTGTCAGCTTCTTGAGATGGGATAAAGCCCATTGTTAATTTCGCAGGCATTTCTACTACTTCTTCAGTTGCTTCTGTAGTAGTTTCAGTTGCTGGTACTTCTTCTGTGCTAGTTTCTGACGAACCACATGCT
It encodes the following:
- a CDS encoding MBL fold metallo-hydrolase — encoded protein: MKLTVIGHWGAYPEAGDATSCYLLEHDNFKLLIDCGSGALSQLQNFCSLHEIDALIISHYHHDHIADIGPLQYSRLIDRDIDKTAKPLMVYGHPYDQEEFQKLAYPPHVLSYIYNEEHESKIGPFTIRYLETQHKAKCFAMRIELNGKSIVYTADSSYMETFNEFANEADLFICETSFYAHQDGKPYGHMNSIEAATIANDARVQKLVLTHLPHFGDPEQLVKEAKSLYKGDTILAKKGLEFVL
- the phnE gene encoding phosphonate ABC transporter, permease protein PhnE; the encoded protein is MNLDKQFNIQRPDRTKYWIKFGLITLIMAALYFIAISTTNLSYKGSRLSAFDLFKRLFFDTFFDATVQARIPMYIGFMFETLAIAFAGTLIGAILAIPVGFLAAKNMSGHLSSIGKGILNAIRAFPEILFAIIFVASVGMGPYAGVLAIGINSIGMLGKLYSEVIESIDMSVVEALKASGANRLQAMWYGVIPQVIPEFSSYAIYRFEIDVRASTILGMVGAGGIGAPIILASNQRAWEQVGMMLIIIIVVVTVIDYLSAYIRKRIV
- the rpmA gene encoding 50S ribosomal protein L27 produces the protein MLKMNLQFFASKKGVGSTKNGRDSISKRLGTKRADGQTVTGGSILVRQRGTRIYPGVNVGKGGDDTLFAKVDGVVKFERLGRDRKQVSVYPVSQEA
- the phnE gene encoding phosphonate ABC transporter, permease protein PhnE, yielding MQPVPNPVKTSPGRIPIIPTKTKTKMTLILLVVAFLYGLSAYVTEAYPNKIITGLPHAIDFVKDDLYPPNWSYYKTVSTRLLETWNIALLSTTIATLFCLPFAFLMASNINTNKYLYSAIRFGMNVLRTIPELLLAVILVAVVGLGPLSGVGALALFSLGILAKLLSESIESIDKGPLEAIRATGGNVFQVIRYGAMPQILPHFTSYSLYVLEINVRASIVLGFVGAGGVGQILKQQLNLFNYANVSTIIIMTFIAVTVIDVISTRIRERLV
- a CDS encoding M50 family metallopeptidase, which produces MFSLLKKIKINPLFWFVIGIGIITGYFKEVIMVFTIVFIHEMGHSVVAHFFKWRIRKIELLPFGGVAEVEEYGNRPLKQEFWVIIAGPLQHIWLIGLSYILLPFEFWTVHDHHMFLTHNIMILLFNLVPIWPLDGGKLMYLLFSTKLSFQKSLDTTLRCSLVLLFIFAGITLYLFPFHLNLWIVLVFLLFSHYFEWKQKSYAYMRFLMERYYKPEEPFVTTVPIIVPAQLSVQDVLKQFRRGVKHKVVIKDFSVAPKVTIYEKVILTAFFEKKQASRPIGLLNPP
- the phnD gene encoding phosphate/phosphite/phosphonate ABC transporter substrate-binding protein; amino-acid sequence: MKKYLLLVLSAMLMFVLAACGSSETSTEEVPATETTTEATEEVVEMPAKLTMGFIPSQEADKIADTVKPLEEKLSEILGIPVEAQVMVDFVGLVEGMRTGQIDIGFLNPFGFVQAEERAGVEVILKSIRNGSDSYQAQYAVAADSDIHSIEDLVEAHGLVWAYADTLSTSGFLFPAAHIMSLGVENLDDHFTQIVVGGHDNAILAVLDGTADFASTFDDARTRLEAEYPTIMEDIRIIGYTNPIPNDTISVRAGLPVELKEAIRTAFLAFNEDEDMMQVMNEVYTWSGIAPAASADYDVVRDVFNIFKDQLSQ
- a CDS encoding ribosomal-processing cysteine protease Prp, which codes for MIKVKVVRNIDNTIRSFEMSGHAEAGPYGQDIVCAGASAVSIGTVNAIDTLCNVQLEVEQNADGGFLRCTVPTGLDRQRYEKVQLILEAMVVSLNSIAEGYGKYITIRET
- the phnC gene encoding phosphonate ABC transporter ATP-binding protein — encoded protein: MIEFKNVSLTYPNGHQGLKNVNLKLNDGEFIVVVGLSGAGKSTLIRSINQLVKPTEGELIIDGENTLAYKERQLRKLRTRIGMIFQNYNLVKRTSVLKNVLSGRLGHTGTFRSLLGLFPQNDVRLALESLDRVGIVEKAYVRADQLSGGQQQRVSIARALTQKPKIILADEPVASLDPPTSHIVMKDLKKINREDNITTIVNLHFIDMAMEYADRIIGMRAGEVVFDGPASSVTEQTFEEIYGRKIREDDVLGGDEE
- a CDS encoding M23 family metallopeptidase, producing the protein MADRVDEIRRKIQARRRKIASDIGRKERSQPQYYPSHTEFRDEPDFYFPSDQKGQGQQEDKFFRKDILMLQVLASVCLFLVIGIMFKTQIPQLEGARQFVINSFEEEFQFAAVANWYEDQFGKPLALLPTTRDVALENYESEPIQMAYAVPATGRVTKSFDQDGKGVIVETVSNSNVEAARSGMVRFVAEEENLGKTVIIAHYDGGESWYAMLDHVEVKLYDHIDAGDKIGTVSLQNNKGFYYFALKEGETFINPLDVMSFD
- the rplU gene encoding 50S ribosomal protein L21 produces the protein MYAIIETGGKQVKVEEGQVIYIEKLDAEVGETVSFDNVLLVGGDAVKVGAPFVEGATVTAKVEKVGRAKKILVYKYKAKKNYRRKQGHRQPYTKVVIEKINA
- a CDS encoding Rne/Rng family ribonuclease — protein: MKTFIFNMLTNERRLAILENKKVVELLIERPEINKIIGNVYKGKVVNVLPGMQAAFVDIGLDKNGFLYRDELVSFQQSSEDEEVKKHRSISQYITVGQEILVQVTKEGFGKKGPRLSEVVSFPGKYIVYMPNAGYIGVSKRMKNEETREEWRKIGADLCKDDEGMIIRTATEELTKEQVAQDLFFLRKLWEEVWREGKNLKPPALIHEDNSIIEKVVRDINFDEVDQIIIDTMKDYLLLKDMFSPYPELLEKLHFYQQKESIFAHYQIESELEKAMRRQVWLKNGAYLVIDQTEALTVFDVNTGKFTGKLDLQDTIVKTNLEAAKEIARQLRLRDIGGIIIIDFIDMKHDKDRETIMTAFKDVLRNDRTKTNILGFTGLGLLEMTRKKVRQNLQDSVSTTCPTCLGKGKVLSDEAVAYKVERALWEYKGMDSEALLVEVPPSVVSIIKGEQEKHLTQLEEVLNYRIFLKPNPWVAPNDFAVRFIGTVEEAELRM